Proteins encoded together in one Lathamus discolor isolate bLatDis1 chromosome 3, bLatDis1.hap1, whole genome shotgun sequence window:
- the PHC3 gene encoding polyhomeotic-like protein 3 isoform X1, whose product MENEPSTTTCSASTTTITTTSTSRTQLPQISVYSGSDRHAVQVIQQALHRPPSSAAQYLQQMYAAQQQHLMLQTAALQQQHLSSTQFQSLATVPQASLSGGRQCTSPTGNVTQQSSMSQTSINLSTSPTPAQIISRSQTSNTTSSSITQQTMLLGSTSPTLSASQAQMYLRAQMLIFTPATTVAAVQSDIPVVSSSSSSSCQSAATQVQNLTLRSQKLGVLSSSQNGPPKSSSQTQSLSLCPNKPVTSSKGSQPDPSESNRKGESPTPECRSTPVTRTSSIHHLITPASYSPLQPHSLVKHQQIPLHSPPPKISHHQLILQQQQQVQPIALQTPSGQEPPPSQHCLPLPSHGLPPGPSSVQSHCSPIHMHPPPLTLSPTPSQSAQQSVVVSPPPSHSPSQSPTIIIHPQALIQSQANSLVPAALQPEQTAPQQTTANPVRPIAQPLNLPSHLPSSPAVHIGSVDQPSLVSPGQQIVSSTPHQQYSALQSAPIPLAAPPQLSTSSTQIQQLPLQSVQSLQVQPEILSQGQVLVQNTLVSEEELPAAEALVQLPFQTLPPPQTVAVNLQVQPSVPIQSPVIYQVENVCEEEMPEESDCVHMARTPTPPTLSPPAINLGNGEALNSEDPLSEHGGLPSVTSSVSASVIKSPSDPSHASIPPPPLLLPAATTRSNSTSMPNSIPSLENKPPQAIVKPQILTHVIEGFVIQEGLEPFPVSRSSLLVEQPAEKRLLVEGQIMSVVCVESDLQNAKHADNSSDTEIEDMIAEEGLDEIENDLLKCEFCGKMGYSNKFLRSKRFCSTSCAKRHSLSCTKKFGLFTSDKSSRWNRKSDSQSLGRRGRRPSGPDGASRDHFLRQLPITYPSQEEDMAPHEDAVPAAMTTRLRRQSERERERELRELRIRKMPESIDLLPVVQADPSVWTVDEVWAFIHSLPGCQDIADEFRAQEIDGQALLLLKEDHLMSAMNIKLGPALKICARINSLKES is encoded by the exons ATGGAGAATGAACCAAGCACCACAACATGTTCTGCATCTACAACTACTATCACTACCACCTCCACTTCCCGAACACAGCTACCACAGATATCTGTCTACAGCGGCTCTGACAGGCATGCTGTCCAG GTTATTCAGCAGGCCTTGCATCGTCCTCCTAGCTCAGCTGCTCAGTACCTCCAGCAGATGTACGCAGCTCAACAGCAGCATCTAATGCTGCAGACTGCTGctttacagcagcagcatttaagCAGTACCCAATTCCAGAGTCTGGCAACTGTACCACAG GCAAGCCTGTCAGGTGGGAGGCAATGTACTTCCCCCACTGGGAATGTCACACAGCAGTCAAGCATGTCGCAGACCTCG atTAACCTCTCCACCTCTCCTACACCTGCACAGATAATAAGCCGTTCACAGACCTCcaacaccaccagcagcagtaTTACCCAACAGACTATGTTGCTGGGGAGCACCTCTCCAACCCTGAGTGCAAGCCAGGCTCAAATGTATCTACGAGCTCAAATG CTTATTTTTACTCCTGCAACCACTGTGGCTGCTGTCCAATCTGACATTCCTGTTGTCTCAtcgtcttcctcttcttcctgtcAGTCTGCAGCTACTCAG GTTCAGAACTTGACACTGCGCAGTCAGAAGTTGGGTGTATTGTCAAGTTCACAGAATGGCCCACCAAAGAGCAGCAGTCAAACTCAGTCATTGTCTCTGTGCCCTAATAAACCTGTAACCAGTTCCAAGGGCAGCCAACCAGATCcttcagaaagcaacagaaaaggcGAGAGCCCAACTCCAGAGTGTCGGAGTACACCAGTCACACGGACATCAAGCATACATCACTTAATAACACCAG CTTCATATTCTCCATTACAACCTCATTCTCTAGTAAAACATCAGCAGATTCCACTTCATTCACCACCTCCAAAGATTTCTCATCATCAGCTGAtactgcaacagcagcagcaagtccAGCCAATTGCACTTCAGACTCCTTCGGGTCAGGAGCCCCCTCCATCGCAACACTGCCTGCCACTCCCAAGCCATGGTCTTCCTCCAGGTCCCAGCAGTGTGCAGTCTCATTGCTCACCTATTCACATGCATCCTCCACCTCTAACACTATCTCCTACTCCATCCCAGTCAGCTCAGCAGTCAGTAGTGGTATCCCCTCCACCTTCTCACTCCCCTAGTCAATCACCCACAATAATTATTCACCCTCAAGCACTTATTCAATCACAGGCAAACTCCCTTGTGccagcagctcttcagccaGAGCAGACTGCTCCTCAGCAAACTACTGCCAATCCAGTTCGACCAATTGCACAGCCACTTAATCTTCCATCACATCTTCCATCTTCTCCTGCTGTACATATAGGGTCAGTAGATCAGCCCAGCTTAGTTTCCCCAGGCCAGCAGATTGTGTCCTCGACACCGCACCAGCAATATTCAGCCTTGCAGTCTGCACCCATCCCTCTTGCAGCTCCTCCTCAGCTGTCAACATCTTCAACCCAGATTCAACAACTGCCATTGCAGTCTGTACAGTCTTTACAAGTGCAGCCTGAAATTCTGTCTCAGGGCCAGGTTTTGGTTCAAAACACTTTGGTTTCTGAGGAAGAActtcctgctgcagaagcttTGGTCCAGCTGCCATTTCAAACTCTTCCACCACCACAGACTGTTGCAGTAAATCTTCAAGTGCAACCATCGGTACCAATTCAATCTCCAGTG ATTTACCAAGTGGAGAATGTATGTGAAGAAGAGATGCCCGAGGAATCAGATTGTGTCCACATGGCTAGAACACCTACACCACCCACTTTGTCTCCACCAGCCATAAACTTGGGGAATGGAGAGGCACTTAATTCAGAAGATCCATTGTCAG aacatgGGGGATTACCTTCAGTGACATCATCAGTCAGTGCCTCAGTAATTAAATCTCCGTCTGATCCTTCACATGCTTCTATTCCACCACCACCTCTTTTGCTTCCAGCAGCGACAACAAGGAGCAACAGCACATCAATGCCGAATAGTATTCCTAGCCTAGAAAATAAACCTCCACAGGCTATTGTTAAACCACAGATCCTGACCCATGTTATTGAAGGCTTTGTGATTCAGGAGGGATTAGAGCCATTCCCT GTAAGTCGTTCATCTTTGCTGGTAGAACAGCCTGCAGAAAAAAGATTGCTAGTGGAGGGTCAGATCATGAGTGTTGTGTGTGTTGAATCAGACTTGCAGAATGCAAAACATGCAGACAACTCATCGGACACAGAGATAGAGGATATGATTGCAGAAG AAGGACTGGATGAAATTGAAAATGATCTTCTGAAGTGTGAATTTTGCGGGAAAATGGGATACTCCAATAAGTTTCTACGGTCAAAAAGATTCTGTTCCACGTCCTGTGCCAAAAG GCACAGCCTTAGTTGCACTAAGAAATTTGGGCTGTTTACATCAGACAAGAGCAGTCGCTGGAATCGGAAATCAGATAGCCAAAGTCTTGGGCGACGCGGGCGTCGGCCGAGTGGCCCTGATGGGGCATCACGAGACCATTTTCTTAGACAG CTTCCCATTACTTATCCATCCCAAGAAGAAGATATGGCTCCTCATGAAGATGCTGTTCCAGCTGCCATGACCACCCGTCTGCGAAGACAGagtgaaagagaaagagaacgTGAACTTAGGGAACTAAGAATTAGGAAAATGCCAGAGAGCATTGACTTGTTACCAGTGGTGCAAGCTGACCCATCAGTATGGACTGTTGATGAAGTTTGGGCCTTTATACATTCTTTGCCTG GTTGTCAAGATATTGCGGATGAATTTAGAGCACAAGAAATTGATGGACAAGCTCTCCTCTTGTTGAAGGAGGATCACCTTATGAGTGCAATGAATATTAAGCTTGgacctgcattgaaaatctGTGCACGTATCAATTCATTGAAAGAATCCTAG
- the PHC3 gene encoding polyhomeotic-like protein 3 isoform X2 → MENEPSTTTCSASTTTITTTSTSRTQLPQISVYSGSDRHAVQVIQQALHRPPSSAAQYLQQMYAAQQQHLMLQTAALQQQHLSSTQFQSLATVPQASLSGGRQCTSPTGNVTQQSSMSQTSIISRSQTSNTTSSSITQQTMLLGSTSPTLSASQAQMYLRAQMLIFTPATTVAAVQSDIPVVSSSSSSSCQSAATQVQNLTLRSQKLGVLSSSQNGPPKSSSQTQSLSLCPNKPVTSSKGSQPDPSESNRKGESPTPECRSTPVTRTSSIHHLITPASYSPLQPHSLVKHQQIPLHSPPPKISHHQLILQQQQQVQPIALQTPSGQEPPPSQHCLPLPSHGLPPGPSSVQSHCSPIHMHPPPLTLSPTPSQSAQQSVVVSPPPSHSPSQSPTIIIHPQALIQSQANSLVPAALQPEQTAPQQTTANPVRPIAQPLNLPSHLPSSPAVHIGSVDQPSLVSPGQQIVSSTPHQQYSALQSAPIPLAAPPQLSTSSTQIQQLPLQSVQSLQVQPEILSQGQVLVQNTLVSEEELPAAEALVQLPFQTLPPPQTVAVNLQVQPSVPIQSPVIYQVENVCEEEMPEESDCVHMARTPTPPTLSPPAINLGNGEALNSEDPLSEHGGLPSVTSSVSASVIKSPSDPSHASIPPPPLLLPAATTRSNSTSMPNSIPSLENKPPQAIVKPQILTHVIEGFVIQEGLEPFPVSRSSLLVEQPAEKRLLVEGQIMSVVCVESDLQNAKHADNSSDTEIEDMIAEEGLDEIENDLLKCEFCGKMGYSNKFLRSKRFCSTSCAKRHSLSCTKKFGLFTSDKSSRWNRKSDSQSLGRRGRRPSGPDGASRDHFLRQLPITYPSQEEDMAPHEDAVPAAMTTRLRRQSERERERELRELRIRKMPESIDLLPVVQADPSVWTVDEVWAFIHSLPGCQDIADEFRAQEIDGQALLLLKEDHLMSAMNIKLGPALKICARINSLKES, encoded by the exons ATGGAGAATGAACCAAGCACCACAACATGTTCTGCATCTACAACTACTATCACTACCACCTCCACTTCCCGAACACAGCTACCACAGATATCTGTCTACAGCGGCTCTGACAGGCATGCTGTCCAG GTTATTCAGCAGGCCTTGCATCGTCCTCCTAGCTCAGCTGCTCAGTACCTCCAGCAGATGTACGCAGCTCAACAGCAGCATCTAATGCTGCAGACTGCTGctttacagcagcagcatttaagCAGTACCCAATTCCAGAGTCTGGCAACTGTACCACAG GCAAGCCTGTCAGGTGGGAGGCAATGTACTTCCCCCACTGGGAATGTCACACAGCAGTCAAGCATGTCGCAGACCTCG ATAATAAGCCGTTCACAGACCTCcaacaccaccagcagcagtaTTACCCAACAGACTATGTTGCTGGGGAGCACCTCTCCAACCCTGAGTGCAAGCCAGGCTCAAATGTATCTACGAGCTCAAATG CTTATTTTTACTCCTGCAACCACTGTGGCTGCTGTCCAATCTGACATTCCTGTTGTCTCAtcgtcttcctcttcttcctgtcAGTCTGCAGCTACTCAG GTTCAGAACTTGACACTGCGCAGTCAGAAGTTGGGTGTATTGTCAAGTTCACAGAATGGCCCACCAAAGAGCAGCAGTCAAACTCAGTCATTGTCTCTGTGCCCTAATAAACCTGTAACCAGTTCCAAGGGCAGCCAACCAGATCcttcagaaagcaacagaaaaggcGAGAGCCCAACTCCAGAGTGTCGGAGTACACCAGTCACACGGACATCAAGCATACATCACTTAATAACACCAG CTTCATATTCTCCATTACAACCTCATTCTCTAGTAAAACATCAGCAGATTCCACTTCATTCACCACCTCCAAAGATTTCTCATCATCAGCTGAtactgcaacagcagcagcaagtccAGCCAATTGCACTTCAGACTCCTTCGGGTCAGGAGCCCCCTCCATCGCAACACTGCCTGCCACTCCCAAGCCATGGTCTTCCTCCAGGTCCCAGCAGTGTGCAGTCTCATTGCTCACCTATTCACATGCATCCTCCACCTCTAACACTATCTCCTACTCCATCCCAGTCAGCTCAGCAGTCAGTAGTGGTATCCCCTCCACCTTCTCACTCCCCTAGTCAATCACCCACAATAATTATTCACCCTCAAGCACTTATTCAATCACAGGCAAACTCCCTTGTGccagcagctcttcagccaGAGCAGACTGCTCCTCAGCAAACTACTGCCAATCCAGTTCGACCAATTGCACAGCCACTTAATCTTCCATCACATCTTCCATCTTCTCCTGCTGTACATATAGGGTCAGTAGATCAGCCCAGCTTAGTTTCCCCAGGCCAGCAGATTGTGTCCTCGACACCGCACCAGCAATATTCAGCCTTGCAGTCTGCACCCATCCCTCTTGCAGCTCCTCCTCAGCTGTCAACATCTTCAACCCAGATTCAACAACTGCCATTGCAGTCTGTACAGTCTTTACAAGTGCAGCCTGAAATTCTGTCTCAGGGCCAGGTTTTGGTTCAAAACACTTTGGTTTCTGAGGAAGAActtcctgctgcagaagcttTGGTCCAGCTGCCATTTCAAACTCTTCCACCACCACAGACTGTTGCAGTAAATCTTCAAGTGCAACCATCGGTACCAATTCAATCTCCAGTG ATTTACCAAGTGGAGAATGTATGTGAAGAAGAGATGCCCGAGGAATCAGATTGTGTCCACATGGCTAGAACACCTACACCACCCACTTTGTCTCCACCAGCCATAAACTTGGGGAATGGAGAGGCACTTAATTCAGAAGATCCATTGTCAG aacatgGGGGATTACCTTCAGTGACATCATCAGTCAGTGCCTCAGTAATTAAATCTCCGTCTGATCCTTCACATGCTTCTATTCCACCACCACCTCTTTTGCTTCCAGCAGCGACAACAAGGAGCAACAGCACATCAATGCCGAATAGTATTCCTAGCCTAGAAAATAAACCTCCACAGGCTATTGTTAAACCACAGATCCTGACCCATGTTATTGAAGGCTTTGTGATTCAGGAGGGATTAGAGCCATTCCCT GTAAGTCGTTCATCTTTGCTGGTAGAACAGCCTGCAGAAAAAAGATTGCTAGTGGAGGGTCAGATCATGAGTGTTGTGTGTGTTGAATCAGACTTGCAGAATGCAAAACATGCAGACAACTCATCGGACACAGAGATAGAGGATATGATTGCAGAAG AAGGACTGGATGAAATTGAAAATGATCTTCTGAAGTGTGAATTTTGCGGGAAAATGGGATACTCCAATAAGTTTCTACGGTCAAAAAGATTCTGTTCCACGTCCTGTGCCAAAAG GCACAGCCTTAGTTGCACTAAGAAATTTGGGCTGTTTACATCAGACAAGAGCAGTCGCTGGAATCGGAAATCAGATAGCCAAAGTCTTGGGCGACGCGGGCGTCGGCCGAGTGGCCCTGATGGGGCATCACGAGACCATTTTCTTAGACAG CTTCCCATTACTTATCCATCCCAAGAAGAAGATATGGCTCCTCATGAAGATGCTGTTCCAGCTGCCATGACCACCCGTCTGCGAAGACAGagtgaaagagaaagagaacgTGAACTTAGGGAACTAAGAATTAGGAAAATGCCAGAGAGCATTGACTTGTTACCAGTGGTGCAAGCTGACCCATCAGTATGGACTGTTGATGAAGTTTGGGCCTTTATACATTCTTTGCCTG GTTGTCAAGATATTGCGGATGAATTTAGAGCACAAGAAATTGATGGACAAGCTCTCCTCTTGTTGAAGGAGGATCACCTTATGAGTGCAATGAATATTAAGCTTGgacctgcattgaaaatctGTGCACGTATCAATTCATTGAAAGAATCCTAG